The Candidatus Acidiferrales bacterium genome segment AGTTGCCGGTAGATCTCCGGCGTGACCATTTGATAGAGGCCGTAAAGGAGCCCGGCGCCGACCACCGCCAGGACAATCCAAAGCGGCATGCGTGAAGGCTTGAGCGGTTTGTTGATACCGATGCGGCTCAGAGTCACCATCGGAGCCGAAAGTATAACCCAGGCAATGCGCCCCGGCCAACCGTGGCGCTACCCGGGCGAGTGCCGTTCCAACTTGCAAAAGCTAGGAGGGAAAGAAGACAACCGCTTCCCCTGAGCATCGCGACACAGTGAGACTCGCAGGGGCCAATAGTTGGAACGGCACTAGCTCCTGCCGCGCCAGGCGTTGTGGATGCGGTCGGCAATCGGGGCAGCAAAGGCGAACAACAACCCCACGCCAGCGATGATGACGGCCGCGCCGACAATCAGGAGAACGACGATTCGAAAGGGATCTTTCTGGCTCTCGCTCACCGCTATCAGAAGCATCCCGAACGAGATCACGATCAGCGAAGCACCGAAGTAGCAGCCCTGCCTGAACCACCATCGAAAATCCGAAGACATTTCTCCTCCGCGTCGCTTTGAGATTTTGCCCTGGCAACCAGACCCGACGGGCGCGCCTCGAAGACGCCCTCGAGCTTCATCATATTTCCAACCTGTCCTGGTGAACAGCAATTTTTCCTGCCCGGCCCTCCCGGCGACAGGAAGGGATGAGATCAACCTCAGCTTGCTTATTACAAACCATCCCGCTGCCGTCTGCGGGGCATGGTTGCCATGAGCCCTTCCAGAAGCTATCCTAGGTTGCTATCGGGGGGTGACGGATGGCTTTCCTTCGCGTGCCGCGAGGCTGGGAGATTCCCGAAGGCGAGGCGACTCCCGAATCCATCTACGAGCAATTCACGCGGCGGCGCTTTCTTCGTGACCTCGCCCTGGCGGGCTTGGGCGCCGGGGCCACTCTGGTGGCGGGGCCGGCCATGCTCGAGGCGGACAACCGGCAGAAACAACCTCGCTCGTTCCCTGCCTCCCCTTCCGTTTATCCCGCGCGGCGCAACCCGAAATTCACTCTCGACCGGCCGCTTACCGATGAAAAAATTGCCGCGAGCTACAACAACTTCTACGAATTCAGCGAGCAGAAGGAAGAGGTAGCAAAGCTGGCGGCGCGGTTTGAGACCCGGCCGTGGACGGTGGAAATTGCCGGTCTCGTCCACAAGCCGCTGAAATTCGACGTGGACGAACTCACGCGGCTCATGCCCATCGAGGAGCGGCTCTACCGTCTGCGGTGCGTGGAAGCCTGGGCCATGGCTGTGCCTTGGACGGGCTTTCCCTTCAAGGCGCTGATGGATCGTGTCGAACCGCTTGCCAAGGCGAAGTTTGTGCGCATGGTCTCTTTCGAGCGGCCGTCGCAGGCGCCGGGGCAGCGGTCGCCGTGGTATCCCTGGCCCTATTTC includes the following:
- the msrP gene encoding protein-methionine-sulfoxide reductase catalytic subunit MsrP, which encodes MAFLRVPRGWEIPEGEATPESIYEQFTRRRFLRDLALAGLGAGATLVAGPAMLEADNRQKQPRSFPASPSVYPARRNPKFTLDRPLTDEKIAASYNNFYEFSEQKEEVAKLAARFETRPWTVEIAGLVHKPLKFDVDELTRLMPIEERLYRLRCVEAWAMAVPWTGFPFKALMDRVEPLAKAKFVRMVSFERPSQAPGQRSPWYPWPYFEALTMAEAANELTLLVTGIYGHELPPQHGAPIRLIVPWKYGFKSIKSIVRIEFVERQPETFWHKVVPGEYDFWANVNPRVPHPRWSQATERMIGTNERRPTLLYNGYGEFVAGLYS